One window of the Pseudomonas lurida genome contains the following:
- a CDS encoding xanthine phosphoribosyltransferase, giving the protein MEALHKKIREEGIVLSDQVLKVDAFLNHQIDPALMKLIGDEFAALFKDSGITKIVTIEASGIAPAIMTGLNLGVPVIFARKQQSLTLTENLLSATVYSFTKKVESTVAISPRHLTSSDRVLVIDDFLANGKASQALISIIKQAGATVAGLGIVIEKSFQGGRAELDAQGYRVESLARVKSLAGGVVTFIE; this is encoded by the coding sequence GTGGAAGCACTGCATAAGAAAATTCGCGAAGAAGGCATCGTGCTTTCCGACCAGGTACTCAAGGTCGACGCCTTTCTGAACCACCAGATCGACCCGGCACTGATGAAGCTGATCGGCGACGAATTCGCCGCATTGTTCAAGGACTCGGGCATCACCAAGATCGTCACCATCGAGGCCTCGGGCATCGCCCCTGCGATCATGACCGGCTTGAACCTGGGCGTACCGGTGATCTTCGCACGCAAGCAGCAATCCCTGACCTTGACGGAAAACCTGCTGTCGGCAACGGTGTATTCCTTCACCAAGAAGGTCGAAAGCACTGTCGCGATCTCCCCACGTCACCTGACCAGCAGCGACCGCGTGCTGGTGATCGATGACTTCCTGGCCAATGGCAAGGCGTCCCAGGCGCTGATCTCGATCATCAAGCAGGCCGGCGCAACCGTGGCAGGCTTGGGGATCGTCATCGAGAAGTCGTTCCAGGGCGGGCGTGCCGAGCTGGACGCACAGGGATACCGCGTGGAATCCCTGGCGCGGGTCAAATCCCTCGCCGGTGGTGTGGTCACGTTCATCGAGTAA